A portion of the Natronococcus sp. AD-5 genome contains these proteins:
- a CDS encoding carboxypeptidase-like regulatory domain-containing protein: MKRIALLVAALVITAPLVGAGTVVASDNVTLTVTVTDDDENAVGGAQVAASWDDGERTDETRSNGRALIDVPSGADVEVDVEHDDLVLNNPKEVGTVSDHTTVAVDLYPEIDGEITIVENDTPIADATVTLTKDGDTRAAAAGTTDDDGVFVAEGVEVGSYDVDVEKAGYYDESTDVDLRSTDGTTVALESGTERVTFSVVEGYFDEPLRTDVTILQDGVRDATLSTNADGERTIPLVVNTEYTAVIEDDGYDDASNEREFTVGESATEVDYVVERAPALTLEASNERVLVGETVGVEVTDEYGDPVDDAEIVLDGSTAATTDADGEASVTIETHGELELTAQDGGVTDTIVIDGVDPDATNDSPTEERSEVENASDGDADESIPGFGAGAAGVALALVLGGAIAYRRRSRRGLDGRSRTP, encoded by the coding sequence ATGAAACGGATCGCCCTTCTCGTCGCGGCTCTCGTGATAACAGCTCCCCTGGTCGGCGCCGGAACCGTCGTCGCATCCGATAACGTGACGCTGACGGTGACTGTTACCGACGACGACGAGAACGCCGTCGGCGGCGCACAGGTCGCGGCGTCGTGGGACGACGGCGAGCGCACGGACGAAACGCGATCGAACGGACGGGCGCTGATCGACGTTCCGAGCGGCGCGGACGTCGAGGTCGACGTCGAACACGACGACCTCGTCCTGAACAACCCGAAGGAAGTGGGGACGGTCAGCGACCACACGACGGTCGCCGTCGACCTCTACCCCGAAATCGACGGCGAGATCACGATCGTCGAAAACGACACGCCGATCGCCGACGCGACGGTCACGCTCACCAAAGACGGCGACACCCGCGCCGCGGCCGCGGGGACGACCGACGACGACGGCGTCTTCGTAGCCGAGGGGGTCGAGGTCGGCAGCTACGACGTCGACGTCGAAAAGGCGGGCTACTACGACGAGTCGACGGACGTCGACCTGCGATCGACGGACGGAACGACCGTCGCGCTCGAGTCGGGGACCGAACGGGTCACCTTCTCCGTCGTCGAGGGCTACTTCGACGAGCCGCTGCGGACCGACGTCACGATCCTGCAAGACGGCGTTCGCGACGCGACGCTCTCGACGAACGCCGACGGCGAGCGGACCATCCCGCTCGTGGTCAACACGGAGTACACGGCCGTCATCGAGGACGACGGCTACGACGACGCGAGCAACGAACGCGAGTTCACCGTCGGCGAGTCCGCGACCGAGGTCGACTACGTGGTCGAGCGCGCCCCCGCGCTGACGCTCGAGGCGTCTAACGAGCGCGTCCTCGTCGGAGAAACCGTCGGCGTCGAGGTGACCGACGAGTACGGCGACCCGGTCGACGACGCCGAAATCGTCCTCGACGGCTCGACCGCCGCCACGACGGACGCCGACGGCGAGGCGAGCGTGACGATCGAAACGCACGGCGAACTCGAGTTGACGGCTCAGGACGGGGGCGTCACGGATACGATCGTGATCGACGGCGTCGATCCCGACGCGACCAACGACTCCCCGACGGAGGAGCGAAGCGAGGTCGAGAACGCGTCCGACGGCGACGCCGACGAGTCGATCCCCGGGTTCGGCGCCGGCGCGGCCGGCGTCGCGCTGGCCCTGGTTCTCGGGGGTGCGATCGCGTACCGTCGCCGCTCTCGTCGCGGCCTCGACGGTCGATCGCGTACACCGTGA
- a CDS encoding ornithine cyclodeaminase, nickel-pincer nucleotide-dependent — MTVSRTVELEGHIIDSGSMGACFGAVMDMGGEFEVEAFDVGRHKHEETYCRMRVLADTEEDLRAILHELNQQGATVADPRDATLEAAPDDGVVPADFYSTTNHPTVVRVDGEWLEVENVEMDCALVIEGGEGEDVTRVRTKTLNAIEEGDLVVTGETGIRVDPPERPRNGGGGSFGFMQGGVSSERPSASLIEEIADEMREVNAEDGTVLAVCGPAIVHSGGRDALADLVRAGYVDAISAGNGFAVHDLERDLYGTSLGVDTESLEHPRKGHKHHIYTISEIVRRGGIEAAVEDGVVDEGVMYECVRNDVPYVLAGSIRDDGPLPDTITDSIEAQNAIREQAQEADLVLMLSTLLHSVAVGNCLPSTTKTVCVDINPATVTQLLDRGSAQAIGMVTDIGTFIPMLADELLEQ; from the coding sequence ATGACAGTTTCGCGAACCGTGGAGCTCGAGGGGCACATCATCGACTCGGGATCGATGGGCGCGTGTTTCGGCGCCGTAATGGACATGGGCGGCGAGTTCGAGGTCGAGGCGTTCGACGTCGGCCGTCACAAACACGAGGAGACGTACTGCCGGATGCGGGTGCTGGCCGACACCGAGGAGGACCTCCGGGCGATCCTCCACGAACTCAACCAGCAGGGTGCGACGGTCGCCGACCCCCGCGACGCGACGCTCGAGGCGGCGCCGGACGACGGGGTCGTGCCGGCCGACTTCTACTCGACGACCAACCATCCGACCGTCGTCCGCGTCGACGGGGAGTGGCTCGAGGTCGAGAACGTCGAGATGGACTGCGCGCTCGTGATCGAAGGAGGGGAAGGCGAGGACGTCACCCGCGTCCGGACGAAGACGCTCAACGCCATCGAGGAAGGGGATCTCGTCGTGACCGGCGAGACCGGGATCAGGGTCGATCCGCCCGAACGGCCCCGAAACGGCGGCGGCGGCTCGTTCGGGTTCATGCAGGGCGGCGTCTCGAGCGAGCGCCCCTCCGCGTCGCTCATCGAGGAGATCGCCGACGAGATGCGCGAGGTCAACGCCGAGGACGGGACCGTCCTCGCGGTCTGCGGCCCGGCCATCGTCCACTCCGGCGGCCGGGACGCGCTCGCCGACCTCGTCCGGGCGGGCTACGTCGACGCGATCAGCGCGGGGAACGGTTTCGCCGTCCACGACCTCGAGCGAGACCTGTACGGGACGTCGCTCGGCGTCGATACGGAGAGCTTGGAACACCCCCGGAAGGGCCACAAACACCACATCTACACGATCAGCGAGATCGTCCGCCGCGGCGGGATCGAGGCGGCCGTCGAGGACGGCGTCGTCGACGAGGGCGTGATGTACGAGTGCGTTCGGAACGACGTCCCCTACGTGCTCGCGGGGTCGATCCGCGACGACGGCCCGCTGCCGGACACGATCACCGACTCGATCGAGGCCCAGAACGCGATCCGCGAGCAGGCCCAGGAGGCCGACCTCGTGCTCATGCTCTCGACGCTGTTGCACTCCGTCGCCGTCGGCAACTGCCTGCCGTCGACGACGAAGACCGTTTGCGTCGATATCAATCCCGCGACGGTCACCCAGTTGCTCGATCGCGGCAGCGCCCAGGCGATCGGCATGGTCACCGACATCGGCACGTTCATTCCGATGCTCGCCGACGAACTGCTCGAGCAGTAG